The sequence TAATAATTTTATTTATTTATACTATTAAAGCAAAATTTTTAATAGGATTGATGAGTCTGATTTTTTATATGATTTTATGTTTAACAGGTTTAAAAAAAGGAATAAATTTTAATGATATAGCTTCAATTTTTTTAGAGTATAGTAAAAAAATGAAAATAGTAATAATATTATTTGCTTTTATTGGATGTATTTCAGCTTGCTGGATGTCAGCAGGTACAATACCAGCCTTGGTATATTTTGGAATCAAATATATAAATCCTAAGATATTTATATTGTTTTCATTTTTTTTAAGTTGTTTTGTAGCTTGTATTATAGGAAGTGGATTTGCTACAGCTGGAATTGTTGGAGCAGCTCTTATGAGTATAGCTAAGACAGGAAATGTTGATGTAAATGTTGTAGGTGCAGCAATTATTTCAGGAATGTATTTTGGAGATAGATGGTCTCCAATATCTGGAAGTGCAAATTTAATCTCATCCTTAACAGGAGTAACAATTTATGAAAATTTAAAAAATATGGTTAATACAATGGTGGCTCCTTTTATAGCAACTTCTACTCTATATTTTATAATGTCAAAAATATATGTATTAGATGTTGCAGAAAGCATATTGCCAGACTTGATTTTAGAAAATTATAATCTTGATGTAAGATTTGTATTTATACCAGTAATGATAATAATAATATTTAGTTTCTTAAAAATAGATGTAAAGGTATCGATGGGGGTAAGTATAGTAGCTTCTTTTTTAATAGCTATATTTATACAACAAGAAAATATATTTAATGTTTTTAAATATATGATTATGGGATTTGATAGATTCAAAGGAACTAATTTAGAAACAATAATTAAAGGGGGAGGACTTATATCTATGCTAAATGCCTGTATAGTAATAATAATATCTTCTTTACTTATTGGAATATTAGATCAAATAGAGGCTTTAAAATATTTGAAAAATAAAATAGGAGAAGCTAAAACACGAGCTACTTTATTTAGAAAAACTTTAGGTTTAAGTGTTTTTTCTTCTATGATTGGATTTAATCAGACAGCAGCAATAATCATGACAGAACAAGTTATGGAAAAAATATATGACGAAAAGAAAATACCTAGAATAAAATTTGCAGGAGATTTAGAAAATACAGCTGTATTAGTAAGTACATTTATACCATGGAATTCTTCTTGGTTTGTACCAGCTTTAATTTTAGATATTACGTATTTTAGAGCATTGCCATTTGCATTTTATTTATATTTAGTACCTTTATTTACGTATATTTATTATAAATTTAGATACAAAAAATCATTTTAAGGAGGAAGAATGGAGACTTTGCTATTAACTAAACTTCAAGAGAATACTCTTCAAGAAATAGCTAATATAAGTACAGGACATGCTGCAAGTTCTTTAGCTAAACTTATGGATAAGAAAATAAAGCATAATATTCCCTTTGTTTCTGTTATTCAATTGGAAAATATTTTTGATTTAATTGAAAACCCAGAAGAAGAAACTTATATGATAGCTTTAGAAATTAATGGAGATATAAATGGAGTTATTTTAATGCTCATGGATGAAGAAGGAGCAAATTTAATTTCAAAATATATGACAAAGAAAATGATAGGTGAAGATATTGATAAAATGACCCTAGAAGAGCAAAAAGAATTAAGGTTTAGTGTTTTAGTAGAATGTATAAATATTATAGGAAATTCCTATATAACTACTCTTACAGATATAACAAAGTTAAAAATAGAATCAGGATTGACAGATATAGCCATAGATATGAAAGCAGCTGTTTTAGATAGAGCTTTTCTAAAAGCAGGAGCGACTTCTTATTCAGATTTAATATATATAAAATCTGAATTATATTTAACAGATGAAAAATATATAAATAAAAATTTTATAGGAGAAATAGTAATTGTACCTAACTTTGAAGAAAAAGATAGAATTATGGAAGGTGTAGGTATTTAATATGAAAAAGTATATGGTATCTATTGGCCAGATAAAAATTGGCAAAGAAGATGATGAATTATGTGCAATAGGTTTAGGATCCTGTATAGCAGTAATAATTTATGATTCATTTAATAAAATAGCAGGAATGATTCATATTCTTTTACCAACAGTTTTACAAAAAGATGCTTTAGATATAATTCCTACAAGATATGCAGATACAGGTATTAAAATACTTTTGGATAAATTGATAGGCGAAGGAGCTAAAAAAAGCTTACTTCGAGCAAAAATAGTTGGAGGAGCAGAACTTTTTTCTATAAATTCAAGAATATTAAAAAGCGATGTAGGTAAAAGAAATGCAAAAATGTGCAAAGAAATATTAAAAGATTTAAATATCCCTTTAATAGCTAGTGATATTGGAGGAAATTCAGGTAGAAGTGCAACATTTTATGTACAAAGTAATAAATTAAAAATAAAAACATTGAAAAAAGGTGAAAAAGTTATTTAGAATATGGGGGATTATAGAATGAAAACAGTAATGATAGTTGATGACGCATTATTTATGAGAAAGACGATAAAAAAGATGTTTGAAAGAGCTGGATATGAAGTAATTGCAGAAGCTGAAAATGGAGAGATAGCTCTAGAAAAATTCAAAGAAAATAAACCAGACATAATAACGATGGATATAGCAATGCCTGTAATGGATGGGTTACTTTCTTTAAAGGAAATATTAAAAATAGATGAAGATGCAAATATTCTAATGGTTTCAGCTATAGGTCAAGAAGAGTTAGTGGGAGAAGCTCTTGCTAATGGAGCTAAAGGTTTTATAGTAAAACCATTTACAGAGGAATTATTAATGAGTGCAGTAGAACAATTATTCTAAGGAGGTAATAAATGGTAAAAGAAGAAAGCCTGTTTGATATATTTTTATATGAAACAACTCACCTCTTAGATGAAATGGAAACTAAGCTGTTAGAAGCTGAAAAAACTAAAAAAGCAGATAAAGAATGGATTGATAATATTTTTAGGATTATGCATACTATAAAAGGTTCTTCAGCAATGCTTGATTTCAAAGAATTATCTAAATTGTCTCATGGATTAGAAGATGTTTATTCTCTTATTAGAGATAATAATATAGATATTAAGTTGATATCTAAGATTTTAGATGTTTCTTTAGAGGTTGTTTCTTTTATAAAAGAAGAACTTAAAACTCTTGATGAAAATGGAAGTTTACAAAAAGATATAAAACCTTTGCTAAAAAAAATAGATAAGATTTTTAAAGATATAAAAGATGTTAAAAATAAAGATATTATTAAAAATATAAAAGAGGAAATTACAGGAAAAATTAACTATAAAATAAATGTTAAATTTAAACAAGGTTGCATGATGGAGGATATAAGATCTTTAGATATAAAAAATAAGTTAGGAAAGATATCTAAAGTGATAAAAACAAATCCAAATATTTTAAAAGGACCAGAAGCTTGTAAAAAGATCATAGAAAATGGAGCTTCTTTTTTTATTGATACAAATTCTAGTAAAAAAGAGATACAAAATTTATTGAAAAAAATATTATTTTTAGAGGAAACTTTAGTTTCTAAATATGAAGAAGAAGTTATAAGTTTAGACATGGAGTCAGTTAAAAATAATAGTTATGACAGAAAGCATTATATAAGTGTAGATGTAAATAAATTAGATAATCTTTTGAATAATGTAATTGAGTTAGTTACCTCAAGAGCTATATTAGAAGATAGAGTTTTGAAAGAGTTTAAAAAATCTGAAAAATTAGAAAATGCTTTTTATAATTTAAATGAAAGAATAAAAGAACTTCAAGAAAATATTATGGATATAAGGATGGTTCCAATAAAAAAAGTATTTTTCAGTATGAAAAGATTAGTTAGAGATATGTCTAAAAAAGAAAATAAAAAAATTAATTTAACATTTATTGGAGAAGAAACTGAAGTAGATAAAAATATAATAGAAGATTTATATAATCCGATTATACATTTAATAAGAAATGCAATAGATCACGGGATAGAATTAGCTGAAGAAAGAACTAAAATAAATAAATCATCTGAGGGGAATATAACTTTAAAAGCAAAGACTGAAGGTGGAAATATTATAGTGTCCATATGTGATGATGGGAAAGGGTTAGATAAAAAAGCGATTTTAAACAAGGCAATAGATAAGGGATATATAAAGAAAAGTGTTCAAGAAATAACAGAGAAAGAACTTTATTCAATAATTATGAAGCCAGGTTTTTCAACAGTTGAAGAAATAAATGAATATTCTGGTCGTGGTGTTGGAATGGATGTTGTTTACGAGGAGATAAAAAAGCTAGGTGGACTAGTAAAAATAGATAGTAAAGAAAATGAAGGAACTACAATTAATCTAATTATTCCTTTGACATTATCTATTGTTAATGGAATAAAGGTAATATCAAATAATATAAGTTATATTGTTCCTATTAATGCAATGAAATCTATTTTTAAAAGTAAAAAAGAAGATATTGTAGAAGATACAAATGGAAATACATTTGTTATAATCCAAGAGAAAAATTATCCATTAATAAATTTCAATAATTATTTTGGGAATGAGAAAAAAAATGAATTTTCAAATAAAATTATAATGTTAATTGAAGCTAGTGAAGAGGAAAAATTTGCAGTTGCCTTTGATGAAATACAAGGAGAATATCAAGTGGTAGTAAAGGCTTTTCCTAAATATCTAAAAAAATGTACTAAATCATTAACTGGATTAAGTGGTTGTGCAACTATGGGAGATGGGACTATTAGCTATATACTTGATGTAACTGGATTAGCGCTTGAATTGAATAAGAAAGTGAGTGAATAGGAATGAATGAAAAATATATGTTATTCTTAATAGAAGATAGATATTATGCTATTGATGTTAAAAATATTCAAGAAATAATAACTTCTTTAGAAATATTGGATATTCCTAGAAAAAAAACTTTTTGTGAAGGAATAGTCAGTTTAAGAGGAGAAATTCTGCCAATAATTAATGGAAGAAAAATATTTAATTTAGAACAAAATAAAGAAGATAAAACTATAATTATTCTAAGAAATGAAGAAGAGTATTTTGGACTTTTAGTTGAAAAAGTTATAGATGTTATGGAAATAGATGAAAATAACTTTTTACAAGCTTATGAAAAAAATACTAATCAAGGAATAATAGAATCAAATGAAAAACTTTATAAATTTAAAGAGTTTACAGTATCAATATTAGATATAGAATTATTTAATGATATTGTAAAAGAGTAAGGAGGATTATGGAATTATTAAGGGAAGATTTTGATGAAATTCAAAAAAAAATAATTTCATTTTATGGAATAGATCTTTCTAGAAAATATGAATTAGTAAAAAATAGATTAACAACTTTTGCTATTGATGAGGGGTATAATGATTTACATAAATTTATTAATGAAATAAATAAAAATCCTTTTTTATACAAAGAGTTAGTAAATAGATTAACTACAAATTATACATATTTTTTTAGAGAAAAGGAACATTTTGAAATATTGAAGGAAAAAATAATTCCACAAATAATAAATAAAAATTCTAGTAATCGTTTTAAGATTTGGTGTGCAGGTTGTTCTAAGGGAAATGAAGCTTATTCAATTGCGATAACACTAGAAGAAATATTAGGATTGAAATTAAATTATTCAATATATGGAACAGATATATCTACAAAAGTTCTTGATTTTGCAAATAAAGGAATTTATACAAGGGAAGATTTAAAAAGATTAGAAGAGGGGAAAGTAGCTAAATATTTTAATGAAATAAAAGAAAATGAGTTTCAAATAACTGAAAAATTAATAAAAAAAATATATTTTTCAGAATTAAATTTAATGCTTCCTTTTAATCCCTTTTTTAATAACTTTAATATAATATTTTGTAGAAACGTAATGATTTATTTTCCTTTAGAGGTTAAGATAAAACTTATAAATAAATTTTATAATGCCTTGCAACCAGGAGGATATTTAATTATAGGTAAAAGTGAGATATTACCAAAAACAAAAAATAAATTTAAATTAGTGCAACAATCTGTTTATAGAAAGGAGCTCTAAAATGTTTAAAGATAAAAAGTTACAATTTTTAGAATTCAAAGTTAATAATAATTACTATGCTTTGAAATTAGAAGAAGTAAAGGAAATAGT comes from Fusobacterium sp. JB019 and encodes:
- a CDS encoding chemotaxis protein CheW, giving the protein MNEKYMLFLIEDRYYAIDVKNIQEIITSLEILDIPRKKTFCEGIVSLRGEILPIINGRKIFNLEQNKEDKTIIILRNEEEYFGLLVEKVIDVMEIDENNFLQAYEKNTNQGIIESNEKLYKFKEFTVSILDIELFNDIVKE
- a CDS encoding Na+/H+ antiporter NhaC family protein, producing the protein MKKNLFISFIIILFIYTIKAKFLIGLMSLIFYMILCLTGLKKGINFNDIASIFLEYSKKMKIVIILFAFIGCISACWMSAGTIPALVYFGIKYINPKIFILFSFFLSCFVACIIGSGFATAGIVGAALMSIAKTGNVDVNVVGAAIISGMYFGDRWSPISGSANLISSLTGVTIYENLKNMVNTMVAPFIATSTLYFIMSKIYVLDVAESILPDLILENYNLDVRFVFIPVMIIIIFSFLKIDVKVSMGVSIVASFLIAIFIQQENIFNVFKYMIMGFDRFKGTNLETIIKGGGLISMLNACIVIIISSLLIGILDQIEALKYLKNKIGEAKTRATLFRKTLGLSVFSSMIGFNQTAAIIMTEQVMEKIYDEKKIPRIKFAGDLENTAVLVSTFIPWNSSWFVPALILDITYFRALPFAFYLYLVPLFTYIYYKFRYKKSF
- a CDS encoding protein-glutamate O-methyltransferase CheR, which encodes MELLREDFDEIQKKIISFYGIDLSRKYELVKNRLTTFAIDEGYNDLHKFINEINKNPFLYKELVNRLTTNYTYFFREKEHFEILKEKIIPQIINKNSSNRFKIWCAGCSKGNEAYSIAITLEEILGLKLNYSIYGTDISTKVLDFANKGIYTREDLKRLEEGKVAKYFNEIKENEFQITEKLIKKIYFSELNLMLPFNPFFNNFNIIFCRNVMIYFPLEVKIKLINKFYNALQPGGYLIIGKSEILPKTKNKFKLVQQSVYRKEL
- a CDS encoding chemotaxis protein CheD translates to MKKYMVSIGQIKIGKEDDELCAIGLGSCIAVIIYDSFNKIAGMIHILLPTVLQKDALDIIPTRYADTGIKILLDKLIGEGAKKSLLRAKIVGGAELFSINSRILKSDVGKRNAKMCKEILKDLNIPLIASDIGGNSGRSATFYVQSNKLKIKTLKKGEKVI
- a CDS encoding chemotaxis protein CheC, with protein sequence METLLLTKLQENTLQEIANISTGHAASSLAKLMDKKIKHNIPFVSVIQLENIFDLIENPEEETYMIALEINGDINGVILMLMDEEGANLISKYMTKKMIGEDIDKMTLEEQKELRFSVLVECINIIGNSYITTLTDITKLKIESGLTDIAIDMKAAVLDRAFLKAGATSYSDLIYIKSELYLTDEKYINKNFIGEIVIVPNFEEKDRIMEGVGI
- a CDS encoding chemotaxis protein CheA — its product is MVKEESLFDIFLYETTHLLDEMETKLLEAEKTKKADKEWIDNIFRIMHTIKGSSAMLDFKELSKLSHGLEDVYSLIRDNNIDIKLISKILDVSLEVVSFIKEELKTLDENGSLQKDIKPLLKKIDKIFKDIKDVKNKDIIKNIKEEITGKINYKINVKFKQGCMMEDIRSLDIKNKLGKISKVIKTNPNILKGPEACKKIIENGASFFIDTNSSKKEIQNLLKKILFLEETLVSKYEEEVISLDMESVKNNSYDRKHYISVDVNKLDNLLNNVIELVTSRAILEDRVLKEFKKSEKLENAFYNLNERIKELQENIMDIRMVPIKKVFFSMKRLVRDMSKKENKKINLTFIGEETEVDKNIIEDLYNPIIHLIRNAIDHGIELAEERTKINKSSEGNITLKAKTEGGNIIVSICDDGKGLDKKAILNKAIDKGYIKKSVQEITEKELYSIIMKPGFSTVEEINEYSGRGVGMDVVYEEIKKLGGLVKIDSKENEGTTINLIIPLTLSIVNGIKVISNNISYIVPINAMKSIFKSKKEDIVEDTNGNTFVIIQEKNYPLINFNNYFGNEKKNEFSNKIIMLIEASEEEKFAVAFDEIQGEYQVVVKAFPKYLKKCTKSLTGLSGCATMGDGTISYILDVTGLALELNKKVSE
- a CDS encoding response regulator, yielding MKTVMIVDDALFMRKTIKKMFERAGYEVIAEAENGEIALEKFKENKPDIITMDIAMPVMDGLLSLKEILKIDEDANILMVSAIGQEELVGEALANGAKGFIVKPFTEELLMSAVEQLF